The genomic stretch AGGGCGATAGCTTTATGCTTACTGCCACTGCAGCGGGTATAACCAACCCTGTGTTCAGATTCTACAGCGATGCTGCTTTGACCACCGAGATCACGGATCTTAACGTGAGCCCTGAGGTTACCACCACTTACTACGTGACCGTAACCGGTGACGGAGTTTGTGAGAACGCAGCGAATGACGGGGCAGAACTGGTAGTGACTGTGGCTCCAAGGGCAACAGCTGATGATATAGACGCCATGGGCGGCACAATCTGCGAGGGCGATAGCTTTATGCTTACTGCCACTGCAGCGGGTATAACCAACCCTGTGTTCAGATTCTACAGCGATGCTGCTTTGACCACCGAGATCACGGATCTTAACGTGAGTCCTGCTGTGACCACCACTTACTACGTGACTGTAACCGGTGACAACGTATGTGAGAATGCGGCGAATGACGGGGCTGAACTGGTAGTGACTGTGGCTCCAAGGGCAACAGCTGCTGATATAGACGCGGTGGGCGGCACGATCTGCGAGGGCGATAGCTTTATGCTTACTGCCACTGCTGCTGGAGTGACGAACCAGTGTTCAGATTCTATAGCGATGCTGCACAGAACAACGAGATCACGGATCTTAACGTGAGCCCTGAGGTTACCACCACTTACTACGTAACCGTAACCGGTGACAACGTATGTGAGAATGCGGCGAATGACGGGGCTGAACTGGTAGTGACTGTGGCTCCAAGGGCAACAGCTGCTGATATAGACGCGGTGGGCGGCACGATCTGCGAGGGCGATAGCTTTATGCTTACTGCCACTGCTGCTGGAGTGACGAACCCAGTGTTCAGATTCTATAGCGATGCTGCACAGAACAACGAGATCACGGATCTTAACGTGAGCCCTGAGGTTACCACCACTTACTACGTAACCGTAACCGGTGACAACGTATGTGAGAATGCGGCGAATGACGGGCTGAACTGGTAGTGACTGTGGCTCCAAGGGCAACAGCTGCTGATATAGACGCGGTGGGCGGCACGATCTGCGAGGGCGATAGCTTTATGCTTACTGCCACTGCTGCTGGAGTGACGAACCCAGTGTTCAGATTCTACAGCGATGCTGCTTTGACCACCGAGATCACGGATCTTAACGTGAGCCCTGCTGTGACCACCACTTACTACGTAACCGTAACCGGTGACAACGTATGTGAGAACACAGCGAATGACGGGGCAGAACTGGTAGTGACTGTGGCTCCAAGGGCAACAGCTGATGATATAGATGCAATAGGCGGCACAATCTGCGAGGGCGATAGCTTTATGCTTACTGCCACTGCAGCGGGTATAACCAACCCAGTGTTCAGATTCTACAGCGATGCTGCACTGACCAGCGAGATCACGGATCTTAACGTGAGCCCTGAGGTTACCACCACTTACTACGTAACCGTAACCGGTGACAACGTATGTGAGAATGCATCCGGGGACGGGGCAGAACTGGTAGTGACTGTGGCTCCAAGGGCAACAGCTGATGATATAGATGCAATAGGCGGCACGATCTGCGAGGGCGATAGCTTTATGCTTACTGCCACTGCAGCGGGTATAACCAACCCAGTGTTCAGATTCTACAGCGATGCTGCTTTGACCACCGAGATCACGGATCTTAACGTGAGCCCTGCTGTGACCACCACTTACTACGTAACCGTAACCGGTGACAACGTATGTGAGAACGCACCGAATGACGGGGCAGAACTGGTAGTGACTGTGGCTCCAAGGGCAACAGCTGATGATATAGATGCAATAGGCGGCACGATCTGCGAGGGCGATAGCTTTATGCTTACTGCCACTGCTGCTGGAGTGACGAACCCAGTGTTCAGATTCTACAGCGATGCTGCTTTGACCACCGAGATCACGGATCTTAACGTGAGCCCTGAGGTTACCACTACTTATTACGTGACCGTAACCGGTGACGGAGTTTGTGAGAACGCGGCGAATGACGGGCAGAACTGGTAGTGACTGTGGCTCCGAGAGCAACAGCTGCTGATATAGACGCAATAGGCGGCACGATCTGCGAGGGCGATAGCTTTATGCTTACTGCCACTGCTGCGGGTGTGACCAACCCAGTGTTCAGATTCTACAGCGATGCTGCACTGACCAGCGAGATCACGGATCTAAACGTGAGTCCTGCGGTTACCACCACTTACTACGTGACCGTAACCGGTGACAACGTATGTGAGAACGCGGCGAACGACGGGGCTGAGCTGGTAGTGACTGTGGCTCCAAGGGCAACGGCTGCCGATATAGACGCAATAGGCGGGACAATCTGCTTGGGTGACAGCTTCGAGCTTACAGCCAGCAGCAGTACGGTAACCAACCCGATGTTCAGGTTCTACAGCGATGCTGACTTGGCTACCGAGCTCACTAATCTGATTGTAAGTCCTGAGGTTACTACCACCTATTATGTGACCGTAACCGGTGACAATGCATGTGAGAATGCGGCGAATGACGGGGCTGAACTGGTAGTGACTGTGGCTCCAAGGGCAACAGCTGCTGATATAGACGCGGTGGGCGGCACGATCTGCGAGGGCGATAGCTTTATGCTTACTGCCACTGCTGCTGGAGTGACGAACCCAGTGTTCAGATTCTATAGCGATGCTGCACAGAACAACGAGATCACGGATCTTAACGTGAGCCCTGAGGTTACCACCACTTACTACGTAACCGTAACCGGTGACAACGTATGTGAGAATGCGGCGAATGACGGGGCTGAACTGGTAGTGACTGTGGCTCCAAGGGCAACAGCTGCTGATATAGACGCGGTGGGCGGCACGATCTGCGAGGGCGATAGCTTTATGCTTACTGCCACTGCTGCTGGAGTGACGAACCCAGTGTTCAGATTCTATAGCGATGCTGCACAGAACAACGAGATCACGGATCTTAACGTGAGCCCTGAGGTTACCACCACTTACTACGTAACCGTAACCGGTGACAACGTATGTGAGAATGCGGCGAATGACGGGGCAGAACTGGTAGTGACTGTGGCTCCAAGGGCAACAGCTGCTGATATAGACGCGGTGGGCGGCACGATCTGCGAGGGCGATAGCTTTATGCTTACTGCCACTGCTGCTGGAGTGACGAACCCAGTGTTCAGATTCTACAGCGATGCTGCTTTGACCACCGAGATCACGGATCTTAACGTGAGCCCTGCTGTGACCACCACTTACTACGTAACCGTAACCGGTGACAACGTATGTGAGAACGCACCGAATGATGGGGCAGAACTGGTAGTGACTGTGGCTCCAAGGGCAACAGCTGATGATATAGATGCAATAGGCGGCACAATCTGCGAGGGCGATAGCTTTATGCTTACTGCCACTGCAGCGGGTATAACCAACCCAGTGTTCAGATTCTACAGCGATGCTGCACTGACCAGCGAGATCACGGATCTTAACGTGAGCCCTGAGGTTACCACCACTTACTACGTAACCGTAACCGGTGACAACGTATGTGAGAATGCATCCGGGGACGGGGCAGAACTGGTAGTGACTGTGGCTCCAAGGGCAACAGCTGATGATATAGATGCAATAGGCGGCACGATCTGCGAGGGCGATAGCTTTATGCTTACTGCCACTGCAGCGGGTATAACCAACCCAGTGTTCAGATTCTACAGCGATGCTGCTTTGACCACCGAGATCACGGATCTTAACGTGAGCCCTGCTGTGACCACCACTTACTACGTAACCGTAACCGGTGACAACGTATGTGAGAACGCACCGAATGACGGGGCAGAACTGGTAGTGACTGTGGCTCCAAGGGCAACAGCTGATGATATAGATGCAATAGGCGGCACGATCTGCGAGGGCGATAGCTTTATGCTTACTGCCACTGCTGCTGGAGTGACGAACCCAGTGTTCAGATTCTACAGCGATGCTGCTTTGACCACCGAGATCACGGATCTTAACGTGAGCCCTGAGGTTACCACTACTTATTACGTGACCGTAACCGGTGACGGAGTTTGTGAGAACGCGGCGAATGACGGGGCAGAACTGGTAGTGACTGTGGCTCCGAGAGCAACAGCTGCTGATATAGACGCAATAGGCGGCACGATCTGCGAGGGCGATAGCTTTATGCTTACTGCCACTGCTGCGGGTGTGACCAACCCAGTGTTCAGATTCTACAGCGATGCTGCACTGACCAGCGAGATCACGGATCTAAACGTGAGTCCTGCGGTTACCACCACTTACTACGTGACCGTAACCGGTGACAACGTATGTGAGAACGCGGCGAACGACGGGGCTGAGCTGGTAGTGACTGTGGCTCCAAGGGCAACGGCTGCCGATATAGACGCAATAGGCGGGACAATCTGCTTGGGTGACAGCTTCGAGCTTACAGCCAGCAGCAGTACGGTAACCAACCCGATGTTCAGGTTCTACAGCGATGCTGACTTGGCTACCGAGCTCACTAATCTGATTGTAAGTCCTGAGGTTACTACCACCTATTATGTGACCGTAACCGGTGACAATGCATGTGAGAACACAGCAGCTGAGGCGGCAACAATCACGGTAACGGTTAATCCTGCTGCAACAGCTGATGATATAGACGCAATAGGCGGCACGATCTGCGAAGGGGAGACCTTCACGCTGTCTGCCACTGCTGCGGGTGTGACCAACCCAGTGTTCAGATTCTACAGCGATGCTGCACTGACCAGCGAGATCACGGATCTAAACGTGAGTCCTGCGGTTACCACCACTTACTACGTGACCGTAACCGGTGACAACGTATGTGAGAACGCTTCGGGTGACGGGGCTTCAATCACTGTGAATGTGGGCAGGGAAGCACTTTCTTCAGATGTACAAGTGATGAATGCTGTGATCTGCGAAGGTGAGAGCACTTTACTTACGGCTACTAGTAATAATGTTACAAATCCAATATTCAGGTTCTATACGGATGAAGCTCTTACTGAAGAAGTAATTGATCTGAATGTGAGTCCTGAGGTTACTACCAGATATTATGTGACTGTTACAGGTGACGAAGTATGTGAGAGCAAGCCAGAAGAAGCAGCTCATCTAACCGTGACAGTTCGTTCTTCTCAGGCACCTGTGATATCTAATCCTACTCAGACTTTCTGTAGTGATACAGATAATCCTATAGTTGGATTGCTGTTAGCTGTGGGGCAAAATATCAGATGGTATGAATCTGAAGTTGGTGGCTTGCCACTTGATCCGGCTGCGCCACTGGTGGATGGAGCAACTTATTATGCCACTCAAACAGATCCGATTACTGGTTGCGAAAGTATAGACAGAGTGAGTGTAACAGTTGCACTTACCTTGTGTGACCTGAATGATGGACTTCAGATTTCCAAAGCAGCAGCGAGTCCTACGGTATTACCGGGAGATGAAATAACTTACACGATCAGTATTGTCAATACAGCCTCTGTCGCAATGAACGATGTAGTGGTAAGTGATGAGCTGGCTAATGAGCTGACATTTGTGTCAGCAAGTGATGGAGGCTCATTTGATAATGGAACCGTAACCTGGTCTATCCCTTCCATCCCGGCCAACACGTCGATGGACCTGGTGCTGACAGTAAGTGTACCGGCGGATATCACAGCTGGTACTATGATTAGCAACGTAGCAGTGGTGACCAGCCCTGATGATCCTGACACTCCAAAAGAATCTGATCCTGAGTTGGTAGAGGTAGTTGATCCTTTATCCTTCACTATAGAGAAAGTGTCGGATGTCTCAGAAGCCAAAATTGGGGATGTTATCACTTATACTATTAAAGTCAGCAATGTTTCCAGTCTTGTAAAAGAAGAGATACAGGTAACAGATACTCTTCCTGTAGGACTGATGTATGTGGAATCTGACCAGGGGGGATTATTTGCCAATGGTGTGGTATCATGGATTATCCCTTCACTTGCCCCAGGACAAAATATTGAGTTGACACTTCTTGCACAGGTAACTGATGACGTGGAAGTAGGAGATATTATCTTCAACACCGCGGTAGTGGATCTTCCTGATGATGGTGAGGATCCTACAGAGTCTGATCCTGGAGATGGAGTGGAAGTAATCGATAGTCCTACGGATATCAACATTACCAAGACTCAAGATGTTAGTTCAGTTGTTCCGGGTGAGATGATTACTTACACCATCTTGCTTGAGAATCTGGGAGATAACATTGCTACAGGAATAGTGGTAACAGATACTTTACCACAGGGAACCATGTTGGTAGAGACTAGCCCTGAAGCTACAGTAAGCGAGGATGTCATTACTTGGACTATAGAGAGCTTGGATGCAGGTGGGTCTATTTCACTTGAACTTATAGTGATGGTAGTAGCTGAAGAAGGCTCTATAGTCAATAAGGTGACAGTGGTCGGAGATAACTTCCCAGATGAAAGTGACGAAACAGATCCGGTTACCATTGAAGATCCGGTCAATGAAGTCGATCTCGTCCTTGACAAGGAGGTCTCGGCAAGTCTGATTCAGGTAAACTCAATTTTTGAGTATAAGATCACACTTACGAATAATTCCGAGAATATCGGCAACAATGTAGTCGTAACAGATATCCTATCCGGAGCAGTAGAATATGTAGGTGCTGATGTAACCTCTGGTTCAGTTTCCTACAACCAGGATACAAGAACACTGACTTGGAGTATTCCTACTGTGAATCCATTGGCAGTCGAAAGTATGACAATCCGGGTGACTGCCATTTCAGAAGGTGTTGTTTCCAATACTGCGACTGCAGAGTCGGATGATGAGGAGCTGGAACCTGACGATAATACCGATACTGTGAGTCATGAGCAGTTGGTGTTTGCAATCCCGAATGTCTATACGCCAAATGGGGACGGAATCAATGACACATGGGTGATCAGAGGACTAGAGGAATTCTTCCCGCAAAATGAACTGTTTGTAGTCAATCGTTGGGGTATGGAAGTTTACAGATCTACCAATTACCAAAATGATTGGAACGGTGACAATCTAACAGGAGGGACTTATTTCTACCAATTCCAATTGCGGGATGCTCAGGGAGTAAGCCATACAATGACAGGGTACGTAACTATAATTAAGTAAGCAAGATGAAACTATTTAAAGTAATTACTTTGCTCACTGGATGCCTGCTTTTAGCCCTTAGCGATAGCTTTGGGCAGCAGGTGCCCCAGTACAGCCAATACATTTTTAATCCTGTGTTTATCAACCCTGCCTATGCAGGCTATAAACAGCAACTTTATCTGCAATCTTATTATAGAAAGCAGTGGACAGGGGTGACTGGAAGTCCTGAAACCTTTGCTGTTGCCGGGGATACCTACCTGGAAGAATCCCAACTTGGTGTAGGAGGACAATTCCTCACAGATAAACTCGGTGCCCAAAGGACAGTAGCCGCCTACGGTAACCTGGCTTATCACTTAAGGCTTAGCGATACGAAATTTCTGAGTTTTGGTGTGGGCGCAGGTGTGGTAAACTCCCAGTTGGATGGTTCTATGCTAAATCCTGACATTGCTGATGATCCGTCTATTCCGGCAAGCAGAGAGAGGATGACTTATCCTGATTTGAAAATCGGACTATTTTTCTATGATGAAAAATATTACATAGGCCTGGCCTCGGATCAGATGCTTTCTTCTGTTGTGGATTTTGACAGGGGAGATGTGATGGTGACACCTACTCCACATGTGTATCTCACAGGAGGATATCATTTTGATCTTAATTATAATTTCTCGCTGGTGCCCTCTATTATGTATATGGATGATTTCAAAGCGCCGGCAAGGATGGATGTCAATGCTGCTTTGATCCTGAATGACATGTTTTGGTTAGGAGGCGGCTATAGATTTGGTATAGACATGCCAGGAAGAGATATAGAGCCAGGTCTAAAGAAATCCACAGCTGTGCTAGGGATGGTGCAAGTGCAACTTCGTGAAGGTTTAAGATTCGGATATGCATATGATCATACAATATCAGGATTTTCAGTAGGTGCCTTTACTACCCATGATATATCCATTGCTTACTTATTCCCTCCCAAGCGAGTACGATTGGTGAGTCCACGATTTTTTTAAGAAAAATATACCCCCATGAAAAGATTACTCTACTTTACCTGTTTCTTGATTGTTTGCTTGGTTTCCTGTAAACCTTTATCATATAAAAAATATATGGAAGGCATAAAGCAAACCGAAAACCTCAATTACTCTGTTGGAATAGATAAATTTCTCGAAAGTTGGAGCGAATCACCCCGGCCTGAGACAGCCCGAGGGTTGGCTCAGGCTTATTCCAAGATGAGAAATTTTGAACAGTCCGAGGAATGGTACACAAGACTGGAGAGGGATGGAGACCTTGAAGAGGGTGATCTTAAGCCTTTTGCTGAAGCGTTGATCGCCAACTCGAAGTATTCGGAAGCCACCAATGTCCTTGGTAAATTGGATTCTGCTGGTACCAATCCGGAGTTGGAACTAGTCTGGAAGACCGCTCGTGGGGGGAAATCTTTTCTGAATAAATCAACAGAATCTTCTGTTAGACCTGTTTCTGAGGTTAATTCCCCTTTTTCTGAATTTGGGCCACTGATTTCTGACGATACTGTCCTTCATTTTACTTCGGATAGATTAATGCCTGACAAAGTACGAGTTGATCCGAATAATGCGCTTAAAAGCGATGTGTATGGCTGGACAGGAAACGGTTTTCTGAAGATGTATGAATCCGCCTGGGACAACAAAAAGAATGCGGCCATAGACTCCCCTGTCCGCTCTGAGGTATTGGACGGGAACCTTCATGTAGGGCCATTATTTAAGAAAAAGGACAATATGTTTTTGGTTTTTACCCAAGTCCAGAAGCATAACAAGTCTGATTCTGGT from Algoriphagus sp. NG3 encodes the following:
- a CDS encoding gliding motility-associated C-terminal domain-containing protein produces the protein MAPRATAADIDAIGGTICEGDSFMLTATAAGVTNPVFRFYSDAALTSEITDLNVSPAVTTTYYVTVTGDNVCENAANDGAELVVTVAPRATAADIDAIGGTICLGDSFELTASSSTVTNPMFRFYSDADLATELTNLIVSPEVTTTYYVTVTGDNACENAANDGAELVVTVAPRATAADIDAVGGTICEGDSFMLTATAAGVTNPVFRFYSDAAQNNEITDLNVSPEVTTTYYVTVTGDNVCENAANDGAELVVTVAPRATAADIDAVGGTICEGDSFMLTATAAGVTNPVFRFYSDAAQNNEITDLNVSPEVTTTYYVTVTGDNVCENAANDGAELVVTVAPRATAADIDAVGGTICEGDSFMLTATAAGVTNPVFRFYSDAALTTEITDLNVSPAVTTTYYVTVTGDNVCENAPNDGAELVVTVAPRATADDIDAIGGTICEGDSFMLTATAAGITNPVFRFYSDAALTSEITDLNVSPEVTTTYYVTVTGDNVCENASGDGAELVVTVAPRATADDIDAIGGTICEGDSFMLTATAAGITNPVFRFYSDAALTTEITDLNVSPAVTTTYYVTVTGDNVCENAPNDGAELVVTVAPRATADDIDAIGGTICEGDSFMLTATAAGVTNPVFRFYSDAALTTEITDLNVSPEVTTTYYVTVTGDGVCENAANDGAELVVTVAPRATAADIDAIGGTICEGDSFMLTATAAGVTNPVFRFYSDAALTSEITDLNVSPAVTTTYYVTVTGDNVCENAANDGAELVVTVAPRATAADIDAIGGTICLGDSFELTASSSTVTNPMFRFYSDADLATELTNLIVSPEVTTTYYVTVTGDNACENTAAEAATITVTVNPAATADDIDAIGGTICEGETFTLSATAAGVTNPVFRFYSDAALTSEITDLNVSPAVTTTYYVTVTGDNVCENASGDGASITVNVGREALSSDVQVMNAVICEGESTLLTATSNNVTNPIFRFYTDEALTEEVIDLNVSPEVTTRYYVTVTGDEVCESKPEEAAHLTVTVRSSQAPVISNPTQTFCSDTDNPIVGLLLAVGQNIRWYESEVGGLPLDPAAPLVDGATYYATQTDPITGCESIDRVSVTVALTLCDLNDGLQISKAAASPTVLPGDEITYTISIVNTASVAMNDVVVSDELANELTFVSASDGGSFDNGTVTWSIPSIPANTSMDLVLTVSVPADITAGTMISNVAVVTSPDDPDTPKESDPELVEVVDPLSFTIEKVSDVSEAKIGDVITYTIKVSNVSSLVKEEIQVTDTLPVGLMYVESDQGGLFANGVVSWIIPSLAPGQNIELTLLAQVTDDVEVGDIIFNTAVVDLPDDGEDPTESDPGDGVEVIDSPTDINITKTQDVSSVVPGEMITYTILLENLGDNIATGIVVTDTLPQGTMLVETSPEATVSEDVITWTIESLDAGGSISLELIVMVVAEEGSIVNKVTVVGDNFPDESDETDPVTIEDPVNEVDLVLDKEVSASLIQVNSIFEYKITLTNNSENIGNNVVVTDILSGAVEYVGADVTSGSVSYNQDTRTLTWSIPTVNPLAVESMTIRVTAISEGVVSNTATAESDDEELEPDDNTDTVSHEQLVFAIPNVYTPNGDGINDTWVIRGLEEFFPQNELFVVNRWGMEVYRSTNYQNDWNGDNLTGGTYFYQFQLRDAQGVSHTMTGYVTIIK
- a CDS encoding type IX secretion system membrane protein PorP/SprF → MKLFKVITLLTGCLLLALSDSFGQQVPQYSQYIFNPVFINPAYAGYKQQLYLQSYYRKQWTGVTGSPETFAVAGDTYLEESQLGVGGQFLTDKLGAQRTVAAYGNLAYHLRLSDTKFLSFGVGAGVVNSQLDGSMLNPDIADDPSIPASRERMTYPDLKIGLFFYDEKYYIGLASDQMLSSVVDFDRGDVMVTPTPHVYLTGGYHFDLNYNFSLVPSIMYMDDFKAPARMDVNAALILNDMFWLGGGYRFGIDMPGRDIEPGLKKSTAVLGMVQVQLREGLRFGYAYDHTISGFSVGAFTTHDISIAYLFPPKRVRLVSPRFF